TGATTTTATTTAATTGTTGGTTGATTTGCTGTGccaattcttttgttgGGGAAACAACCAACCCCCTCAGTACCTTATctttatcatcaactttCTTATTCATATTGAGTATGTTCTGTACTAATGGGATAAGAAACGCCAACGTCTTACCGGAACCAGTTGGCGCACAGGCAATCAGATCCCTTCCAAATAGAGAACATGGAATTGCCTCACTTTGGATTGGTGTTGGATCAGTGAAATTGTTTGCAACTAGGTTTTCAAGCAATTTCTTGGAGAGCTTGAATCTACTTATCAAATCCTCAAATGAGCCAATAGGCAACGGAATGTCACTACCTGTGACTTTGGATCCATACTTCTGTCTTAAATCCATAGCCTCCTCCTTGGTTGTGATCCGTGCCACCAACTTTGTTTTAGGTTTATTTTCCCCGGGACCATCTTCCTGATCATTTTCTCCGTCACTTTCACTGGAACTCTCAGCATTACTCTTATTGGCGTTTTTTATCGCCTTGTGTTGTTTAGTATGAAAGAAATCTAGctctttttcaacttgATCACTTAAGTCTTTGTTAGATTTCACATCTTTTGCAGATTTTTCCTTGTCTGGAGCTGTAAAGTCTGACTTGTAGTCTTTCGACTTGTTTAACGATGCTCCCCTACTTAAAACTCTAAAAATGTCCATCTTATCCTTTAGATACTATTGTAAATGACAAGAACAGACTTTTGGTTGTTTATTTAGATTTGCCgatatgtatatatatttgatttttttaaattcttTCCTAAAGAATGTAAAAAAACTCTAGATTGATACTTGATATGAAATTTTCACTGAATTTACGTGCACAAAAGaggccaaaaaaaaaaaaaaaattccactttgaaaaattcccTTTTTCCCAATCGGGGAGTTTCGCATTCTCGGTTAATTTCCAGCTCTATTTCCTGTTTTCAaatgattttctcaaattttctcaaattttcaCTCGATTTCTCTTTCGACGACGACAAAACTCCAGCATCTAGGTGGTTTCTGTAGGTTTCCATTGGAAAATTGCCAGGTAGGAGACCATATAAGAGGGAGAGCACAGTTGTACATACCCTTACAACCATCAATCATATACAACCCATCATTATGTCTGCTGCTCGTTTTTCGAACTCCCTTTCCAAGATATACAGgccaatttcaaatttccGTAAGCCATTGGCTTTGAATAGTGTgcaacaacaccaacaacTTAGatctgttgtttttgtcCGTGGCCAGCGTGTACAAGGTTTAATAAGGGATCCAAGTGAAGTCCTTTCATCGGACGGAGTACATTACGATGCCTCCAATAAGGAGATTCTCACCCATATTAAGTCATACATTAACTCACTCAACTTGTcaaacaaaattgaattatCTGATACTCTCCTTTTACAGATAATCACACATAAATCCTTTGCACACGGATCCAAACCATATAACGCAAATCTTGCCTTCTTTGGGGAACAGTTGCTACAGTTTGTCTCAACAAAACACGTCTTGAATCAATGCAATGGTGAACTCAACGCAATTGGATCATTTGCACATCGTCTTATGTGGTCAGATAGATTATTAGCTGCATTTGCCGAATCGAAAGGTAttgattccattttcttctgTAGGAAAGCCCTGCCAACGGGAAAAACCGACCAATTGTACAAACCAAAGGGTATCTACTCAACCATTACCTCATCCTTGGTGGGTGCAATAGGAGCAAAATACGGTAAGGCAGTTGCTGAAGAATTTATCGAGAAGGAGCTCATTCCATCGTTCAAGAATTAAGGAAATGACTGTGCCACTCTTGTGCTttctttctgttttctgtttgttttcttccGGACAATTCCACTAATTTACTTGTATATATAATAGCAATATGATCTAACACGGACGATTTTAAGATTATTGGGGTTCAAGGAggagaaacaaaattgaaaagagGAAAAGCTGATAACTTCGATCCTTTCTAATGTATAGAACGACCATTTTGTatataaaagagaaaaacatcgtaatatttttttagttgCTTTTTCGGAAAAGACGCAAAAAAAGGGAACGAAGCAAGCAACAAAGTAGAAATGCTATTCGATAAAGTAATTACGTTTCACTTATAATAAATATAATgtaaagaagaagtagaTAGTATATACGTATATGatgggggggggggggggggtggAATTTTAGGAtggatttttttcaattaagaataaataaataagaGATTGGAATGAAGTTTTAATGTTCGGATGCATAACCA
The Pichia kudriavzevii chromosome 2, complete sequence DNA segment above includes these coding regions:
- a CDS encoding uncharacterized protein (PKUD0B07990; similar to Saccharomyces cerevisiae YLR312W-A (MRPL15); ancestral locus Anc_4.40), translating into MSAARFSNSLSKIYRPISNFRKPLALNSVQQHQQLRSVVFVRGQRVQGLIRDPSEVLSSDGVHYDASNKEILTHIKSYINSLNLSNKIELSDTLLLQIITHKSFAHGSKPYNANLAFFGEQLLQFVSTKHVLNQCNGELNAIGSFAHRLMWSDRLLAAFAESKGIDSIFFCRKALPTGKTDQLYKPKGIYSTITSSLVGAIGAKYGKAVAEEFIEKELIPSFKN